The stretch of DNA ttgggtcatccactagatctgtggtgatgacgttctagTACCCGGGCCCGGCCATCAGCAGCTCTCCAGGACTCGAGGTCCCTGCagcttcttcagaaggtggttgctgggcacctgcaagtcaagatgcttTCGGTACATAATGCCTGGGGTATaggcagctagccgtgggcggtcagacgcttacttgtgccatccgctggagcggcgtcaggggcctcaacctgttcctcaccaccagccccGGCTTCGGCTTGTTGTGGCTCGGGGGGTGGTAGGTCGGGTAGCGTCACGTCTGCCTCGGCGGCTGGCTCCTGGGGCGTGGGCTCCTCTTGGGCtgctggctcgggggctggagtaacGGCGGCCGACTTCGGCTTGAGCTTCacggcgcttgcagacctaatgaagtcGAGTCATTTatcatacaagtcgaaaagagcagAATATTTACTATGCAACAAGACGCAAACTTACAGCatagacttcttcatgacagccttcttcacccgcatagCCCGTCGCGGGGtactcgtcgccggcggcggggtcacaccagctgatggcgcggtgcccgccatgGTAATGGTAACAGTTGCAGCGGCTGCTGGATCTGTTCCCATTTCTTGGAGCTCGGGCCTGGGTGGAGAAGCGGGAGGACTGCAAATGGAAAATGTCAGTatgcaacaatattgatgtatgacaacaagtcagcatattcatacctggtggactcgacttcttgtgctttgcgtttgcgcacaacccggTGACCCTGCGGGACTGAAGGCAGAGTGTCGATCAACTCCAcagatggtccgggggagttgcctcTACTTGCCTCCCCCTCGGCTTTCTTCTCCTCCAGGGGGCTTCCGCCTTctgtggactcgctgccgggcagagcctcggctactcgagccctcttggcttcggttgcggcgctggggaggaggtggtccggccgagaGATGTCAGGTTGTggcgggtagctccggtacagctctgtgtgcccctgcagaaggttttcagttagcaaCGACAGAACAGAGTTTGTttccaacaaaaagtagtcgaatactcaccgatCTTGGAGGACTTCGCGCGGAAAACAATCCTGGGATGTAGGGGATGGCGTTCATGTCCAACAGCACCTGCTTGACTCGGAGGAGCGCGGCTtcgtctgacagctcctctgcgcataTGCGAGACGAATCTTCAGCGCCCGCGTACTTGAATCCAAGacggtggcgttgttggattggctggactcggcgtttgaagaagtaAAACATAAcagatgcgccggtcactcccatcagcttatgcgctgctatggtgtctagtagctcctcaacttgatccatgtcccccctggaaagctcgatattccactccggcctcacaacaggtgaactatttgatttttctgcgagttggggggcatgattttcgatataaaaccaatgatttttccactcgggaatattggaggggaatttatatgcaaggtacttgtcgccggcttgttgtctcaattggatgccggcgccccctacaacagatggattcttggaggtgggttgtggtttgactcagaagaggaagcggaaaagatcctagtggggttcgatttcgagaaatgcttcgcaaaaGTGAATAAAGATGGAAATATGACAAATGGAGTTCGgtttgaggtgatggagctcaagcccgtagtagtaaagaaggccgcggaaaaaagaacaagaggggagggccaaaccccgttcagcaaaatagtaaaatgtgacgatttcgtcaatattttccatggggaaaggttcgcggaatgagaggcgccaattgacaaggttcttaTCTTgaagcaacccctcggaaacaagcctattaagatcgttgagggagcacttactgtgtgtccactccccggacggtggctgcgcctccttcttcttcccatccttctccgatttcttaggcgccatctctggatccactcgccacgagttgctcgggggctgcagggagaggggcggggagatctgggTGGATTGGGATTTCTTCGAGAGGATGAACgcggagtgcggctctatttgggggattttggcggctcctggcaaattgcagattggaagcacagattTTACTTggagttaccgcggggttaaataaccagtggttgggtgcagttttactgttttgaaGCTGAAGAGTCGTTTGAAGGAATGTTTGGAAGTTGAGGGGCCATTTGATGggttgtttagataaaatattcgattaatcattttttcagggttaattgtcccgaaaaaagggttttttcgaattccagatctaacttccatcatttgtgccATCATTCCAGTTCTTTATCATAtggacatttttacactgcatgccacgacttttggatccttatttccaaacctgagagatttggattcaaggctcgggggctgcaggatacgtggcatcgactacttatttttcaaatttatttgaatttatttgaaaaagtaagtaaggaagattcaagactaatacgaccctcagcctgattctccgattcaacctaaagctctggggctactccatatggagtgcgatttttcaatcgcacaccatatctaaaatataattcggggcatgagcacctcatagcttcgatgcagccaagtgagtactcgaagaaggacttcaagacggaacttcaaagaagtcgaagactacttcaaaaagtactcgataagcctgcagtactcagctacgaagagttcgggggcttgtcagacccggggccacgggactgtgtacataacgtagtttaaacaggtttaagagattgagtccgtcttatctcttatttatctcgtttatctcttatttatcctgtttaaGTAGGAAATAAAGCTGACCGAtatagaaggaatctactcgagatatattcTGGTATGATTTcttggctagtgttggttaggatccttgtaaccctggcctcccggatatataaggggggacagggaccctctcgaaacaagatcatcagatcatcctacacccaaaggaatacaaactaccatacaggacgtagggtattacgcacctcgtggcccgaacctgtctaagttttgtgttccttgcaccttcgagttcctgatctcggcgtctcctcacctaaaacttaccaccttgggcatatctctcggtgggcagccggtaaaacaccgacagtgagctcttgatggacttACCTATTGTCGAGAAATCATTGCCGGCAATAatgatgaactgtgacaatcaaacggtgATTGAAAAGGTAGACAGTTCAAAGGACAATATGAAGTCTTCAAGACATATCAAGAGACGTTTAAAATCAGTCAGAAAAAtaagaaactccggagttatcactgtgggttatgtccacactgagaaaaatctggctgatccgttcaccaaggggctgtcacgcaatgtgatagacaatgcatccaaagagatgggtttgagacccgtataagctattccctagtggtaacccaacctatgtgatcggagatctcGTGAATTAGGATCTGGGAAGAACAAACTAGAGGTTAGCATGAGAGTAACCTTTTATACTCACTCGAGAAGGATGCAATACTCTCGATTACTGCATGGCATGTTGGCATTGGCCTTAATGTATTCTGTTGgctttaattagcaaagacGTTATCCTGCAGAACGTTCTTGAAAGAATACACCTATGTGAGCCCGACTGTTGGACGGTCGCAGTCTGTTAGATTCGGGTGATCTCTATTAAGCTCATGAAGAGACCAGGGAGTACGACCTATATGCTCCAACCGCGAAATAGCCTATTGGAGGTCAAGTATCAGTTTGACTGTAAGTGAAACTCATTTGcacaaaacttgcaattcaaagcttagtccattgttcaagttgtaaatgagtgtaacttgctgttctagatggaagttcaacttaacagtctccattgaaatactggtatatcaaaTAACAGTGGGTTGAGGCAAAATCataatgagactttgagatctggtgggggattgttggaatatttgggcccaATAGTGCAAAGACCCACTaagtaaatccaaataattccaataaaatctcaaaggcccattagtgTAAAGGTgtatggcaacaagttagtcccaccttgctagtggaggtggaggaaatccaacttaaatagttgggtgctctccatgctcttgcaagtgtgggtgagaggaagaaggaagacgcgcgcgctcgcttgcctcgcctcgcctcgccgggcccGGGCTTCGGGCGAAGGGCACGTAACGCGCTTCGTTTTGCAGATTTgttttgccactttgaatctgttacggatttcacgcgcgGAATTTTTGGGACTCGTAACCGACTTAGTTTTTGGGACGCTAAAAACCCTAGCGGTTCCTTCCTATAAATACGCATGGGTGCCGGCTAGAAACAGGATACAACAGACGACGCACAACACGCCTCGACCTGCCTGCTGCACCGCCGTGCACGCTACTTCATCACGTTCATCGGCatgcaccggcgatcgggagagcaaGTCTCCGCAACCTtgtcctcagcgatcctgcaccgggagagagcgaataaggtttttgggaagcgctctgcgcgactgctcgaacgcttccacatcgctgtcctctacgtcctcgtcgccacggctcgtcttcctccttgtcagtggggcgcgactcggcgtcgtcaagcgcacggaggtgctgatcgtcgtcgtcgtcttctttACCCGATTATTCCGGTCAGCCTAGAGACGTACGGTTTTCTGTCCCTAACTATatctttcatacctagtatgatctggtatgatctggttagggttgatcttactgttgcaatattttatcttaaatcacTTGATCAGCATGTTTACATATATTCGTTTTCTGTGCGCAATTTTCttcatggtcatgatttatcttcaaattaatttaaaactgaaactcttatttTTTCTATCAGCAGCAGGCTAAAGAGGAAGTGGACAGGCCTGCTAAGAAGGCAAGTGAACATACCGACCCGGTAATAAATCTTGCACAAGCCTGCAAACGCTACTCTCCCTCCACGACAAACTAATCTCGTCTTGCCTCGTTGCTCGTGTAGTCGCGTGCTTGCGACTTTGAGCTgtgcggagcgccgccgccgctcctcccttTTATCGCTGCCGACGCCCTTATCCTTGTCACCGCCGAAGCACTCGCGAGTGCCAGCGTAGCCTCTGTCTTCCCATCACCTGCACCGCCGCCTTCTGACGTGCCACCGCCAAACCTTAAGTGGGTTGTCGAGTTCATCGATGGGGTCAGTCTTTCGGATTCATTTTCTTCTGCGCATAGTTGGTCGGTTTACGAGTTGATATGTGGCTCCATATGCTATATTTTCTCATCTGAATTGTATTTGTTTCTTGAATTTTGTGGTTGTCGCGGTTTTTGCTGCATTCCTGAGCGGCAGCTCCTCTAATCTGCGATCTTCGTCGCTGGATGGTGATAGGATTCTCTAATGTACAGACACATCCCTGAGGTCGCGTGTCGGATCGACACCGTGTCTAACACCGATAGTCTCCGATATCTATCGAAGATCTAAAtattaaaaataaatatttttattttccgACGCACCGTCGACACCTCGTGGACTCGTCCGGTCGTCCCCGACACGGCCCAGCCCAGTACCCCTCCCTGAATAACCCTACGTGCCCCGGCGATATTTCCTCCCAGAACGGGCactcgagccgccgccgcctctcctttCCACGCGCCGCCGTCGCTTCTGCCCAGATCGACGCAGCGCCGCCGGGAGccggctcgccgctcctcgtTGGATCGCCGCCGGAAGCCCCGCCGCCCCGGGGCGCCGTCCGCCTTCAACGGTGGCTCAGCTTCATGGTTTGTCTCCTCTCCCTCTCGTGCCTTCTCTCTGAAAAATCCATGTTTTATTGGTGCTGCAGTTCCTCCACGTTCACTGTAGGAATCCAGCAATTTCTGTTTCAGGCATCCTAAGTTTCACTTTTCCTCTCTAGAGGCGGAGGGAGGAGCACTCCCAGAGATCGCGCTCCCCGGCCAGCGGCAGGGAGCCGAGGGGCACGCCGCCACGCAAGCGGAGCCCCCCTGAGCGGAGGAAGAGTTCGCCTGCTAGGGCACGGTCCCCACCTGCTAAGCCCAGCGCGTCGCACAGGGACAGGGAGAGGTCACCTCCGAGGGAGAAGGCGAAGGAGCGTGCCAGGTCGCCGCGGTCTCCTGCTAAGGGCAGCCTCTCGCAGAGGGAGAGGTCGCCTCCGAGGGAGAAGGTGAAGGACCAGCGGGTCAGGTCACCAAAACACGCGAGGGAGCAGTCACGATCACCGTCGCctgccgggcggcgcggctctaTGTCGCCATCACCGCGCACCAAGAGGCTGAGGAGAGCCCAGGGCGAGCGGGAGGCTGCGCAGGTGACTGACAGTGATCGCCGCAAGTCCAGCCACAGGGAGGAGCGGGACACTGGGAGACACAGGGAGCCTGATGATGGGAGGGATGCTTCGAGGGACAGGAAGGTGGAGCGGGAGACAGCGCAGGTAACCAATGGTGACCGCCACAAGTCCTCTCACAGGGAAGACAGGGACTCAGGAGGCAAGCACCGTGAGCATGATGAAGGGAGGGATGCATCTAGAGATAGAAAGGCAGAGCGGGAGGATGCCAGAGATAAGAAATCTGATCGAGATGATGGAAAGGATCGTTCAAGGGATAGAAGGGCTGGAAGGGACGATAGGTCTGGTGCTTCAAAGGAGTCATTGTCGAGCCGGGATGATGATAGGCATGATTCAAGAGGTGGAAGACCTGATCGCGATGACTGGAAAGCTGCTTCTTCAAGGGAGCAATGGGTGGACCGTACTGATAAAAGGGATTCAATAAGGGAGAAACTGACGGATCGGGAGGAGAGCAATGGAGGATCAGGAAGGTCATCTATGCGTGGTCGATCAGTGTCTCCAGATGAGCACAGGCATCGGGGCAGGCATGAGTCTCATCCATCACCGAGGGTCTCCAGAAGTGCAGCGCGGACTGAGGTATCTGGTGATATCTGGCCCTTCACTTTATATCTCTCCATTTCTCCGTATGTACTTGCCTTGGTGTTCTTTTGTTGCATGATTGTTTTCCGTTACTACTGGCAAATTTATAGTCTCCCAAATAAGTACAAAGTCTGAAAGTTATTTCCAATGCCATCAACTTTTGATATTAATTGTAGATTGTGAAATTAGTAGTCCTCACTCTCTCACTGCTAATGCAGTATGTTAGTTATATCAATCATACAGAGGCTGGTAAATTGCTATCTGACTGTCATTATGTTTTATTTCAGGATATCAACTCTAGAGGAGGTGAAGCATCCAGGTCAGTGCTCAAAAGTCAACACTAACCTCTCTCATGTTCCCTTAGCACCATAACTCTATCATTTCAATCCTTAATAGAAGCATCATTTGCTGCAGATTTTAATTTTATTTTAGTTTGTAAATGAACAAATGTTTAGTGAAAACAGCTACAGATCTGCAATTTTCATTGCTTAACATTGAGGAGCCAATTTTTTTTTTCTAGTCAGTTATCTTTCCATTCTACAGAAAACAGGCAATGCCAAACACAATCATAATGAAGGCAACATTTTGCAGTTTCTATAGCTGTTTGTTTAGCATTGATAAATCGCTGTCTTTTTTTCAACCTCTCATTACTAAAGTGGGATTGATGGATTTAGCCTTTTTTTGTTATCCTGCTATTAGATAATGTTGTAATGTCGGCTTTCAATCCTGCTGTTGATAGCATGTTATTATTACTACAAGAAAGGTTCTTACTTTTATATATGCTTCACATTTGGTAACGGTGAACTCTTCCTGTTTTGGTCAGCAGCGGAGATCCTGATGCTTTGGCAAGAATGAACGCTGCCACAAAAGCTCTTGAAGCAAAAGAAAAGGTGGTGCATGTCCATGACGATATTGTAGATGATGATGAAAGCAATTTATCTATCTGAAGACATTGCAACATTTCCATTTATGTGATGTTTACTGCTTTCGTAAATATTAAATAGTTGCCATTTTCTGCGTACTGTGATTTGAAACCTTTCCCACCCCCCTTGTTTTGCAGCAAAAGCCATCCTTTGAGTTGTCTGGAAAGCTTGCTGAGGAGACCAACAGAGTTGCAGGTGCTTAGCTCTTGTATCTTATAATAATTTATTTATGTGAGCCTAGGTGGGCAATTGTTGTAGTGGTGAAACCATTAATTGGATGCAGCAAATTGTGTGTGCCTGTAGTGCTGTGAGCATACTGCATTGTCCTTGGTGATGACACTTTGTTCCTACTTCAGGTGTAAATCTATTATATTCAGAACCCCCAGAGGCTCGCAAGTCAGAGAATAGATGGAGGCTCTATGTATTTAAGGGTGGACAACCGCTGAATGGTAGTTGTTCTCTCGACTTGTTTACTCCATGTATGAATACCATTTTTGCTTCATGTCATGGTTTCTATTAGTTAACCTATTTTTTCTAAAATAGGTAGAAGGACCATACTCACATTTAGGCATTTAATATCATATGGTGTCATATTTATTTTCCTCGGATGAATCCAGCAGTGGCACTAGCAAAAACTATATCATTTGTTCCAATCATTCACCATTGGTGCATTCATTCTCATTAAATCCATGAATCACATTCACCTACATCTCATGTCTACTGTATCACTTAAGCATGGCAATTATCCACTTGCAGACCTTATAATAATTATAATTTCTTTCCTGAATTTAGGCAAAGGAAAAGTTGGTTTTGGTTGCAATTGGAATGACCATCGCAAAAGAAAGGTGTAAATGTAATATCAATCAGGGACTGAGGCAGTAGGGGGGGGGGCTAGGGGGAGCCCTGGTCCCCACTAATGCTCCGGTAAATCCATCAATTAGAATTAAAATTTTGCATGCAAACAACCTAAACACCACTATCTTAAAGAAACTTGACCATTAGGGGAGAGACCAAGGTTTTGTTCTAAGAAGATCCCATGCTTCGAACCTGGGTCGGAACGTTAGTTTCAACGACTCCTGGAGTTCAACGCTTTAACTGGTCCACCGCGAGAAGCTTGTCTAAACACCACTACCATGCATCACATATTATTAGCAATTTTAGAAAGTTCTTTACACTTGTCAGACCATTTAAATAGGGCACATGCAAACCTGTGGACTTTTGGAGTAATGACATTACAACAACATAAGGTTAAACTAATACAGTTTTGTTTCTCTTCCTGAGAATTAGAAGGGCTCTTTGAAGTACCATGTGCTGTATCTATCAAATACAACTTATTTCATGAATGAATAAAGATTTGCAGTACAGGCTGAGCATCTGTTCACAACAGATATCTCATTAGATTTGGTTTGAATTGGAGTGAATGAACTTGGTTTAGTTTTATTTACTGTTGACCATACCATTGCTAATGTAGTAGAAATTGGTCAAATGACCAACATACCTAAAGGCTGTCAGCAATGTGGATTTGAGCTCCGGTATGCCTCAACCAGCAGTCCAAAGGCGCATTTGTATCTGACCTCTTTTATTCAGTTTCCTGCATGACTTAGGGCCATTTTCTTCCCCATTTTGTGTTGCAGGGTTCTAGGCTTGTTTACCTGAAGCTTAAAATCATGCAAATACAAAACCATATGCAATCAGTTGGCTTGTTGGCTTTCCCAATTTTGTGGAACCCTGCAAAATCATACTAATTAGAACTTACAATTCATGTGTGGAATGCTGAATAAGTGGCATGCTTCTCTTTGTGATCCCATGCATGTTACTGTTTCGCACTTTCTGCACTTGAATGTTTCTTAGGCCCCGTTTGGAATCTTggaattgaattccattctaataatcataatttagacACAAATCTTCTAAGCTAATATGATTATATACATAATATATTTGTATACTATTGTTGGCTATATGAGGGAGATACTTATGTGCTATATTTCTACTACATAGGAGTGAGCCAAAGAGCGTGCTATAAGTTATGGAATAGAAACATAGCTTGGTGGTGTATAGAATCAATTTCCATCTCCCACCCTATGAATTTAAGATAGGCTTATATCAAAACTTTGGAAAGTGGTGGGATGTCAAATTCTAAGCCAAATAGCCTAGTTTATTAAGTAGATTTCAATTCCTCGAAAATGAGAGGATCCAAACGGCCCCTTATGGTTTTGGATTTAACAGAGCCACTGTATGTTCATCGGATGACCTGCTACCTTTTTGGAAGAGAAAGGAAAGTTGCAGACATCCCCACAGATCATCCCTCCTGCAGCAAGCAGCATGCAGTTCTTCAATATAGGTATGCCTACACTCTTACATTTCTTGAACGACGTAGGGTAGCAGTGTATCATTTCATTGACAAGAAAGACCTCTATTGAAAATTCATATAGGAAAAGTTCATCGTTTTCTTTTCAGACTTGTAGAGAAGGAGCAACCAGATGGCATGATGGCAAAGAAAGTGAGGTAATTACCTATGCTCATTAGTTTTTCTGCATGGTTATCCTATTTTTTTTAATGTTTTATTACTAATCTCTGCTCTTAGATATCTATAATGCCTTCTGTGGTTGCAATGTATTAGCAATGCTTTATCATACTGCCTTGTTTGGCAGGCCTTATCTGATGGATCTTGATAGTACAAATGGGACTTTCATTAATGTAAGTGTTCTAGTCATGTGTGTCAATCTAGTCAGATTGTGGTCATGTTCTGACTCTTCTGTTATGTGAATTTCATTGTTTCTGAATGTGCTTTATTTATACAGGAAAATCGCATTGAACCTCGTCGCTATTATGAACTATTTGAAAAAGATACAATCAAGTTTGGCAATAGTAGGTATGATCATAACCACTGAAGAAGCACAGTATTCGTTTTCTGGTTAATATGTGCATAGATGTCTTTGCTCTCTTCATTTGTCCTCGTTGCATCAAATTCAAGAAAATGGCATATATCTAGATTCTTGAGTATCATGGATAGTAACTTGGTTTCCTATGTGAATTGCTTAGTTTAAACCTTTTCATTCTTCTTTTGGCAGCTTTTCTTTGTTCCCACCTATATTGTATATTTTTAATTC from Panicum hallii strain FIL2 chromosome 3, PHallii_v3.1, whole genome shotgun sequence encodes:
- the LOC112885005 gene encoding FHA domain-containing protein DDL isoform X2, producing the protein MRRREEHSQRSRSPASGREPRGTPPRKRSPPERRKSSPARARSPPAKPSASHRDRERSPPREKAKERARSPRSPAKGSLSQRERSPPREKVKDQRVRSPKHAREQSRSPSPAGRRGSMSPSPRTKRLRRAQGEREAAQVTDSDRRKSSHREERDTGRHREPDDGRDASRDRKVERETAQVTNGDRHKSSHREDRDSGGKHREHDEGRDASRDRKAEREDARDKKSDRDDGKDRSRDRRAGRDDRSGASKESLSSRDDDRHDSRGGRPDRDDWKAASSREQWVDRTDKRDSIREKLTDREESNGGSGRSSMRGRSVSPDEHRHRGRHESHPSPRVSRSAARTEDINSRGGEASSGDPDALARMNAATKALEAKEKQKPSFELSGKLAEETNRVAGVNLLYSEPPEARKSENRWRLYVFKGGQPLNEPLYVHRMTCYLFGRERKVADIPTDHPSCSKQHAVLQYRLVEKEQPDGMMAKKVRPYLMDLDSTNGTFINENRIEPRRYYELFEKDTIKFGNSSREYVLLHENSTG
- the LOC112885005 gene encoding FHA domain-containing protein DDL isoform X1 codes for the protein MRRREEHSQRSRSPASGREPRGTPPRKRSPPERRKSSPARARSPPAKPSASHRDRERSPPREKAKERARSPRSPAKGSLSQRERSPPREKVKDQRVRSPKHAREQSRSPSPAGRRGSMSPSPRTKRLRRAQGEREAAQVTDSDRRKSSHREERDTGRHREPDDGRDASRDRKVERETAQVTNGDRHKSSHREDRDSGGKHREHDEGRDASRDRKAEREDARDKKSDRDDGKDRSRDRRAGRDDRSGASKESLSSRDDDRHDSRGGRPDRDDWKAASSREQWVDRTDKRDSIREKLTDREESNGGSGRSSMRGRSVSPDEHRHRGRHESHPSPRVSRSAARTEDINSRGGEASSSGDPDALARMNAATKALEAKEKQKPSFELSGKLAEETNRVAGVNLLYSEPPEARKSENRWRLYVFKGGQPLNEPLYVHRMTCYLFGRERKVADIPTDHPSCSKQHAVLQYRLVEKEQPDGMMAKKVRPYLMDLDSTNGTFINENRIEPRRYYELFEKDTIKFGNSSREYVLLHENSTG